A window of the Lysinibacillus irui genome harbors these coding sequences:
- a CDS encoding DUF47 domain-containing protein, translated as MLNSKKQDPFFIALHKIAENMREAVHYANDFRIHSVADLKEISITMKNYETAGDKLIHELIVMLNKSFMTPIEREDILEFAIRMDDILDGTEHCIAHFEMFSLTEIDESMRTFLGYISKSADEIVKATEELKKKNLIGMRPHAILIKDYERECDEVQRTSIKKLFLNEKDPIRLIKFKDIYEQLEDIADHCQNVANTMETIIMRNA; from the coding sequence ATGCTTAACTCAAAAAAACAAGACCCATTCTTTATTGCATTGCATAAAATTGCTGAAAATATGAGAGAGGCTGTACATTACGCAAATGATTTTCGTATTCACAGTGTAGCTGACCTTAAAGAGATTAGCATTACAATGAAAAATTACGAAACTGCTGGCGATAAGCTCATTCACGAACTGATCGTAATGTTAAACAAATCATTTATGACACCTATAGAACGTGAAGATATTTTAGAGTTTGCCATTCGTATGGATGATATTTTAGATGGCACAGAACATTGTATTGCACACTTTGAAATGTTTTCACTTACAGAGATTGATGAATCCATGCGCACTTTCCTAGGATATATCTCTAAGAGTGCTGATGAAATTGTCAAAGCGACTGAAGAGTTAAAGAAAAAGAATCTAATTGGCATGCGTCCACACGCCATTCTTATTAAAGACTATGAACGTGAATGTGATGAGGTACAGCGTACTTCCATCAAAAAACTGTTTTTAAACGAAAAAGATCCGATTCGTCTTATTAAATTTAAAGATATATATGAACAACTTGAAGATATCGCTGATCATTGTCAAAACGTAGCCAATACTATGGAAACAATTATCATGCGTAACGCATAA
- a CDS encoding ABC transporter ATP-binding protein: MIQVENLQHTFLIGKKGKEKQVPVLKGVNFEVNKGEIVAIVGKSGSGKSTLLQVLAGFMKAEQGSIRVNGKETANLTETESAAFRLRQFGFIFQNFQLMPGLSAFENIELPLKLQGLRKAVRKEKVKKLMDKVGLTEVADHYPNELSGGQQQRVSIARALITNPPILLADEPTGSLDSETEQDILLLIQSLNRELGLTFVIITHDEEVASIAHRRLRMYDGELVREEA, encoded by the coding sequence ATGATTCAAGTTGAAAACTTACAACATACATTTTTAATTGGAAAAAAGGGGAAGGAGAAACAAGTACCAGTATTGAAGGGTGTGAACTTCGAGGTCAATAAAGGAGAAATTGTTGCTATTGTGGGAAAAAGTGGATCTGGTAAATCGACCTTATTGCAAGTATTAGCTGGATTTATGAAAGCTGAACAAGGATCTATTAGAGTGAATGGTAAGGAAACTGCCAATCTGACTGAAACAGAAAGTGCTGCATTTCGTTTACGCCAATTCGGCTTTATTTTTCAAAACTTTCAATTGATGCCTGGTTTATCTGCTTTCGAAAATATTGAATTGCCTTTAAAACTACAAGGTTTACGTAAGGCAGTACGTAAGGAAAAGGTAAAGAAATTGATGGACAAGGTTGGTTTGACTGAAGTAGCAGACCATTATCCAAATGAACTATCGGGTGGGCAACAACAGCGTGTCAGCATTGCCCGAGCGCTTATTACAAACCCTCCAATATTGCTTGCTGATGAGCCAACGGGAAGTCTTGATTCAGAAACAGAGCAAGATATATTATTGCTTATTCAAAGTTTAAATCGTGAATTGGGGCTAACCTTTGTCATTATTACACACGATGAAGAAGTAGCCTCTATCGCACATAGACGACTCCGTATGTATGATGGCGAACTCGTAAGGGAGGAGGCTTAA
- a CDS encoding inorganic phosphate transporter: MNTIIILTILVVIFALTFDFINGFHDTANAIATSVSTRALPPRTAIIMAATMNFIGAITFVGVAKALTKDIVDPFSLNAFEGDTTGSVVILAALISAIIWNLLTWYFGIPSSSSHTLIGSIAGAAIASAGFNVLNYGGFTKIIMALVLSPLLAICAGFIMMTLFKLWFKNLNLYRTNKGFRTMQIFTAAIQSFTHGTNDAQKAMGIMTMALIAGGLHTGDEIPFWVRAAAATAMGLGTSIGGYKIIKTVGGKIMKIRPVNGVAADLASATVIFGATLIHLPVSTTHVISSSIMGVGSAQRVRGVNWGMARKIVTTWVITMPISAVMASVIYFILSLFF; the protein is encoded by the coding sequence ATGAATACAATCATAATACTAACCATACTGGTCGTCATCTTTGCCCTTACATTTGACTTTATCAATGGCTTCCATGATACAGCAAATGCTATCGCAACTTCGGTTTCCACTCGGGCATTGCCACCTCGCACAGCGATCATTATGGCAGCGACTATGAACTTTATCGGTGCCATCACCTTCGTAGGAGTTGCTAAAGCTCTAACTAAAGACATTGTAGACCCGTTCTCTTTAAATGCCTTTGAAGGAGACACAACAGGTTCAGTTGTTATTTTAGCTGCATTAATTTCAGCTATTATTTGGAATTTATTGACTTGGTACTTTGGTATTCCATCTAGTTCTTCACATACGTTAATTGGTTCGATTGCAGGTGCTGCTATCGCATCAGCAGGCTTTAACGTGTTAAACTACGGCGGCTTTACTAAAATTATTATGGCATTAGTGCTATCCCCACTACTTGCCATTTGTGCTGGCTTTATCATGATGACACTTTTTAAATTATGGTTTAAAAATTTAAATTTATATCGAACAAATAAAGGTTTCCGAACAATGCAAATCTTCACCGCAGCCATTCAATCGTTTACTCACGGGACAAACGATGCACAGAAGGCAATGGGGATTATGACAATGGCGCTAATTGCTGGTGGCTTGCATACTGGAGATGAAATACCTTTCTGGGTACGTGCTGCAGCCGCTACAGCAATGGGTCTAGGTACATCTATTGGTGGATATAAAATCATTAAAACAGTTGGCGGTAAGATTATGAAAATTCGTCCAGTTAATGGTGTTGCGGCGGATTTAGCATCCGCTACAGTTATTTTTGGTGCTACGTTAATTCACTTACCAGTATCGACAACACATGTTATTTCTTCCTCTATTATGGGTGTTGGTTCTGCACAGCGCGTACGTGGTGTAAACTGGGGAATGGCTCGAAAAATTGTTACTACGTGGGTAATTACAATGCCAATTTCAGCAGTGATGGCATCCGTTATTTATTTCATATTATCATTATTCTTTTAA